AACCGATACGGTGATCTTTACCGGCTGCACCGGCATCATGCAGCCCGATTTGGTGATGACCGCGAGGGATCTCGTTCGACGCGCCGACCCGACGGTCCAGGTTCTGGGAGGGGTGGATTACTGCTGCGGCGACACCAACCTCCGGGCCGGAAATCCGGAAGCCGCCAAAGATCACTTCTATCGCCTCGTGGATGCGTTAGATCGCTTTTCTCCAAAAAACGTCCTGCTTCTGTGTCCCACCTGCAAAGCGTTTTTTGACCTGTATCAGCCTGACACGGATTGGTCCTGGCGTTTCATCACCGAGTTTCTGGCCGAACACCTGGACAAACTCGGGCGCCCCGAAGAAACAGTCGCCACGGTTACCATTCACGACGCCTGCCATCTCACCCGCGGAAAGCATCCCGACCTGGAATCTCCCAGGAAGCTCCTTGAGGCCATACCCGGCATCGAGATCATCGAAATGAAGAACAGCCGCGAAACCACTCTTTGCTGTGGCGGGTCCGCTATGGCGGCCGTTGGAAAGCCCGGACTGGATTTCCGCTCTAAACGTCTCGAAGAGGCGCAGGAAACCGGAGCTGAAATCATGGCGGTCTACTGCCCGGGCTGCCAGTCGGTCTTCGTCCCGGAAATGGCGAAACTTCCCATACGGATCGAGTCCATCATCAAACTGCTTGGACGCTCGGTGGGCGTTTTTCACGAAGACAAACTCCTGAGGTTCATGAGCTATCGCGACGCCGGGAAAGTCCTTTCAGAGGCTGGAGGATGCATCGAAATGAGCGAGCTTCCGAAAGAGAAACTGACGGGGTTTGCTTCCAAGTACTTCAAGTAGACCGTCCATAAACAAGTTGAAACAGCGGCATGGAACATATATATTCTCAGGCCGTTTAGGAGATTATTCAAATACGAATGTATGGACGCCGAATCGTGTGGAAGTTCTTCTGTACCATGACATGGGGAAG
This genomic window from Deltaproteobacteria bacterium contains:
- a CDS encoding (Fe-S)-binding protein, encoding MIDFAHEKNRFESDCTACGQCVTVCPIIPFTGIKDDDPGRIMAAVLDVFRHGRSNDVANMRIYSCMSCLTCRPECPEDLDPSLGLSLARGILREAGEPMPRGLSFLLPETGFNLMKAIEAIQIKPEERPWITDVRSDDVTETDTVIFTGCTGIMQPDLVMTARDLVRRADPTVQVLGGVDYCCGDTNLRAGNPEAAKDHFYRLVDALDRFSPKNVLLLCPTCKAFFDLYQPDTDWSWRFITEFLAEHLDKLGRPEETVATVTIHDACHLTRGKHPDLESPRKLLEAIPGIEIIEMKNSRETTLCCGGSAMAAVGKPGLDFRSKRLEEAQETGAEIMAVYCPGCQSVFVPEMAKLPIRIESIIKLLGRSVGVFHEDKLLRFMSYRDAGKVLSEAGGCIEMSELPKEKLTGFASKYFK